The Lutra lutra chromosome 7, mLutLut1.2, whole genome shotgun sequence genome segment GACACCCAGCCAGATCTCTTGCTTTAGTGGCTGAGGTTTGTAAACTTAACTTTAATAAAGTGGAAACCAAAACCACTGTGTGCCTCTCCCTTTGGAGGGGGCATGTGATTCACACACAGTAGGAGCTGCTGAGAAGCTGGTTGGCCTCTGAAACTTTACAGGTCTTCGGACTGCAGGGATTGAAGATTTTTtgctctcctcccagctctgtgTGGCCATCACACCCCCCTCACCAGCCAGGGTCATCTGCTCCAGGTGATATCTACCTCCTACTTGGCCCGCACCAGCTCAGACCAGAGGACAGGCCCCTTAAGACAATTTTCAGACTCCAGCCACAGATCCCAACTCCTGCCAgtactgaattaaaaaataaaaaaatacataccctAAAGCATCATTAATTCTTTTCAGATCAAGTATTCTCATCTTCAGAGACTGTATGTCATCACCCATCCTTTTAATGTCCGTCTTTATTTGATTTATCTCAAAAAGATTTAATCTGCGTGCATCTCTGACACATTcttaaaaggaagcagaaaatttgagaaatggCACACTTGATACTGAATTTCCAAATCATGAAAAAAGATAGGTCTTTCTTTGAAATACTCTTTTAACTATGTCCCTGTAGCAGGGGCCTCTTACCCCTTTGGGCAGCCTCAATCTCACTGATCAATTCTTTGCCCTACTTCGGTTGCTGCTGTGGGGACCAGGTTTTGATGGGCTCTCAATGATGTCCCACTGGTGTGGCCTGGCAGCGCGTCATTCCTGCTTATTCTTCCCACTTCTCACCTGCTGTCCAGGACCTCCTCAAGGGTCCCCTCTGCCACAGGGCTTCTTTAAACATGCACACCAGTGTACGTGTAACCCAAAGTGTGGGAGGCGGGCAAACAGTGGACCCATGAGGGACAGGAGAAGATGGAACAGTGTGTCTTGGAGCGTGTTCCCGTACTTAGGGACTTGCTTTCAGCGGCAGTCAGCACCCTGTTACACCCCATATCTGCGCTCCCTCCTCCTGTTTTGGTCTCCTTATGCTGCCCACCTCCCCCTTGGGTTGTGCTCCCAAATAATAGTGCAAAAGCCCCCGCTCTGTTTTCTGGGGAACTCGGCGTGTTAAAGAACTAACTATTCCTCAACAAATAACACATCAGTGTAATCACGCAAGCCTGCAAAGGTCTACCTCAGTGCACGATagataaagtattttttcataCTGATATTTAGAAGGTACTGACTACCCATTTCTACACCAAAAATTCTCTAGATACGAGCTGGTAGTGCCACCTGACAGAGCTAAGTGATTTCTCCAAGGCTACTTGTTAAGTTCGTTGTTGTAGCTGCACTTCCCAACTTTGATGTCTCAAATATGCATATTATCACCTGGGGATATTATTGAAATACAGATCCTTtgcaagaatttatttatctattttagagagagagtactgAGTGTGCATGagcgaggggaggagcagaggggagggagcagcagactcacatggagccccacatggggctcaaacccaggaccccgagatcatgaactgagctgaaaccaagagttagatgcttaaccgaccgagccacccaggcgccccaaaatacaaaatacaattcTGATATATAGTTCTGATATAGTAGAATCTAGAGATCTGCATTTTATAAAAAGCCTTTAGATGCTGCTAATGCTGCTGAATTCAAGAatcacactttgagtagcaaagtTTTTTAACACAAGACCAGTTAAATTTATGTGGTTAGGTATTCAGTAGGTATCAAGACCGCTTTAGCTAGTATGCTAGTACGCGCttttccttctaaatatttttcctgaTGAGAAAATTAAGCCAAAGAGTCTTAAttctgccttcagcacagatTCTtctaagtcttcttttttttttttcctgtatatagtgtttattttattttccctggcACACCACACTAACACCATGCATCTTGTTTTATAACTATCATTCCATGTCTAATTGGGAGATAGAAATCTTATAAATTGAACAGGGAAATTTTAACATAGAGAATTAGTAAGCCTGAGACGACTAGAGTAATGAGGGATTGGATagtaagagagaaaagagaactctAAGGGATTCAAGGCTGAGAAGAGTTTGAGGAAACAGCCCCTCCAGCCCTGAGATCCAGGCCTCATTGGAGAGGGCTGTGGCTCACAGGATGGCAAATAAATTCAGGAGATGCTGAGCTAGCAGAACTTATGGAAATCTGCCTTCTGGAAGAATCAAGGGGTCCTGTCCACAGGGAGTTGCCACACTTCAGATCTCACTGCAAGGCCATCTGAAGAGTGCTAGGAAAGCTGCTCACAGTGGTGCCTCACTGGTAGCAATCCACCATGAAGCTGCCCCAGGGGGCCTGGAGGAAGTTGCTGGTTAAGGTGTGGGGGGAGGTAGGAAGTCCTGGAGGAAGTTGCCCTGGGGTGGGGAATGGAGGAACCTGccttggtggggggtggagggtggaggaaaGCTGCCAGGCTCTATGGGATCCTGACAAGCAGCAGCTGTGTGCACCGCAAGCACTGGCCAAGCTGAGCACCCTGGGGCCAGAAGGAGACCCCCTTTTCCCTCTAGTACCCTTCCAGTGCCCTCTCTTGACAAAGCTCGACATGGTGCTGGCTGGTAAAGGGGGTAATGGCGGGCCCAGCTCTCCTAACAGGCAAGGAAGGTAGATTTGGAGCTGCAAGGCAATAAATGGACAAGTGGAACATCGACCTAAAAAGTGATttgctgggagcctgggtggctcagtgggttaagccgctgccttcagctcaggtcatgatctcagggtcctgggatcgagtcccgcatcgggctctctgctcagcagggagcctgcttccctctctcactctctctctctctctctgcctgcctctctgtctacttgtgatctctctctctctctgtcaaataaataaataaataaaaatcttaaaaaaaaaaaagtgatttgctgttgttgcttttgtttgtttttaatttagacccctgggtggaggagggggaggttaAATGGCAGTAACCTTCAGTAAGTGTCCTTCACCAAGTGAGGACACTTGGGAGTTGTTCTCCATTGAGCAAGGGAGGCAGCCCTTTCTATTCTTCACCGTGACTGCTCCCTGAATGTGGGATGCACCTGAGGAGACAAGGGACCAAGGGCAGTGTCAAGCTTTTGTAGGCTTTCCTGTAGAGGACCTGAGCTGTGAGCCTCAGCCAACACTCCTGACAGCAGGGGAAATGAAACTGAACTCTTACCCTACACCAAATACTAAATGTAATCagaaacaaatcaaaaacctaaatgccagagctaaaactataaaactcttagaagaaaacataggaggaaaTCTTAAAGACACTGGatttagcaatgatttcttggataggacaccaaaagcacaggcaataaaagaaaatatagataaaatggactacatcaaaatttaaaactttggggggtgcatgggtggttcagtcggttaagtgtctgctcaggtcatgttctcggggtcctgggattgagcctcacttcgggctttctgctcagcagggaggtctgtttctccctctccctctcaaatgaataaacatctttttagaaatttgaaaCTTTTGTGCATTGATAGTCAATATCAGGTGAAAAGACAAACCATGGAATGGgtcaaaatatttgcaaatcatctgaTAGAGGGTTAACATTAGAGTCCATGAGGAAGAATTCCCACAACTTAATAACAACCAAACAACCTacttaaaagataaacaaaggacctgaacaggtatttctccaaagaagataagcCGATTACCAAATAAGCACATGacaaaatgctcaatatcactagtcattagggaaatacaaaacaaaaccatgataCCAATTCACACCCAATTCACACCCATTGGTATGGCTGTatctaaaagaacaaaaggaacagaaaagaacaaaggttgacaagaatgtgaagaaattgggATCCTTGGGCAtcatggtgggaatgtaaattactGCAGACACCagggaaaacagcatggcagttTCTCAGCACTTAAAGTAAAAAACCCATatgaccatatgatccagcaatttcctTCTGTATATATGCCCAAAAGGATGGGAAGCTGGGACTCAAACATATATTTGCATCAccatgtttataacagctttgtTCACAATAGTtgaaaggtggaaacaacccaatctGTCAGTGGATGAAGAGATACACCAAAAaccatatacacatacaatgggatattgttcagccttaaaatgaaggaaaattctgacatatgctataACATGGAGGAATCTTGAAGACCTGCCAAGTGAAATTAGCCAGTCACAAAAGGGTAAGTATCACATGATACCTCATTTATATGAGGCACCTATAGTTCTGAAACTTATAGAGAGAAAGTAGAATAATGGTTTAGGTGAGTCAAGCTGCCTAATTTAATTGAATAAATACCAATTTGGAATGGGCTGATCTATACATTGTTAGTCTATCTAGATACTAAATTACATAAAttcaagtttatatatataatttccactTAAAATGTAAGGGTAAATTATCGTGGATCTCTGTTTGTGTTGTGCACTCTTTCTAGCTATATTTTGACATGACCTAACTATTAAATGTGTCTTCCTACAAGTAGTAGGCTCTATTTTCTTGTAAGATAAACTAAATTTCTAAGGTTGATAACCTTAAAAGTACCTTCCAATTCTCGGCCAATGCTAGTAGGAAGAGTTTCCAGTAAAAAGTATAGTCTGCTGAGTTCCATGCTTTCAATTTCCAGGAGATCGATTGtggcttttctcatttcttcctgaaAATTTGAATTACATATTAAAAAGTTAAGGCATTAAACTAATAAAATTGATTTCCTAAGCAATGccctattataaatatttttagagatcAAGCTTTGATTTCTGTTCAACACCTTCTGCTCGTATTTTTATTTGGAATAGAAAGTGTGAAAAATCACTCTTCTATAATCAGTTTTTAAGATAAGACATCTTCTAATCTCTGCTGATTTTCCTCTCAGaaattatcttttcttctgtttcttgtatGCAATTTCAACTTAAAAGGAGAGACTCCCAAAAAAAAGGGGTAATGCTGAGGAAAAAAGCTGATTAATTAAAAGATGGAAGATacctataaaaatatgtttaggtataaaaagaacaatatttttaaatacataaccATAAATCCAAACAAATAGTCTGGTggggatttttatgttttgtttttttggtgaggcttattttaaataaggaaaaccaTCCAAAAATCtgttcatggaaaaaaaataggtacatggggcgcctgggtggctcagtgggttaaagcctctgcctttagctcgggtcatgatcctagggtcctgggatcaagcccccaaattgggctctctgctcagcggggagccttcttccccgctattccccctccgccccccgcctgcctctctacctacttgtgatctctgtctgtcaaataaataaataaataaatctttaaaaaaaataggtaaatcatCTCTTAAATAATTGGTTGTGATGGCTATAGTTCTTTTTTGACCTGCGAAAATGCCATTATATTTTACGACTCATAAAAAGCAGATTACTGCATTGTATATATAACATGATCACTTTTCTATTAAAAAGATTTCAATACAGGCATTGCCTACTTCCTGGAAGTAGAAAAGACATTCATTAAAGAgttaattatgattattttaggGTGCTGAGAGCATGGTGGTTTTTACTTTCCACCTTTTACTTGTCTATTTAACCCCCCCCCAGGGTAAATACGCTGTGCTTtcagaatggtgaaaattaaTAGCGATAAATCCCTCCATCTTATAAAGCAAAGAGATTTCACAGCTCATATATTACATGGAGACATACTAGATACTTCAATAAGCCACACTAAATATCTTGACCCCTTCAAACccaggaggaaaataaaactcaaagaacAAAGCAGAGGAAAGTTTCCACAGGGCCACAGTGGCATCACACACACCAACTCCCAGGCTTTACATGTATTCAATAAACCGGGACTATAGAGCGTAACACTGTAGTCTGCATACTCATGTACATATAATCACAGAAAAATATCAAGGAGATGAACTTTTCTCAGCAGTCTGTAGACTCAAACTCCTTTAGAGGCACGTGTCTACATTTTTAGATACTTGATATGCAGTTGattcttcaatatttttaaatcagatgaaGAGACGTCACCCTCCTGACCCGGCTGGGGAAGCATTGTAAATATCACCCAGGACCATGTAGACACACCTGACGCTTCAAAAGGAAATTCTTTAACTATTTCTTTGATGGGGCCCAGTGAGCATAACAAAGAGTTGGTTTGTTTTCACTGACCAGTACTGTACCTCAGTGGAACAGGTACCAAGTCATCTCTCAGCAGTTATGTAAGAAATTGCTTATGGAGAACTGAGTGAATAGGGACCACACACGGCTTCTATATTGGGGTCAAGCATTTGCCCATGTGGCTCACCCCTTCACGGAGCAACGCCATCACCAGTATTGCTCTCCTAACCAGGCTGCAAtgcaaaccacccccccccccccccccccgcccaatcCACAGCACAGGTCCTTAACTTGGGGTTCTTTGTGGAACATCAGGCAGCACTCCCCAGCTGATCAACACCCGTGCAAATGCTTGTGAATTGAgataaacattttcttcacttgGAATAAATATTTTCCCTATTCATCTATTCAAGTATCTTGAATAGACTTGGTGCTAAATTAAGTTGAtgaagaaataagtgaaagattgaaaaaaaatagttctcaTAGGTAATACCATACCAATTTCTTAACGGCAATAGCAATGTCCTTAAGAAAGGTCCTAGCTTCTTCGTTGCATTTAAAATAGTCACTTTGCAGTgattgttctaaaaaaaaaaaaaattagaaaatgaagatCTCTTATTTTTTGGTCCAAATCCTATTTAACCCTTTAGATCTAGCTCAAATGCCTGCACAGCTGAAAATGATACCTGAATTCCTATAGTACTTATATGAATCTCTTCTGAATGTATTTCCTAATTGATAGTATTCTCACTTAGGTATATATTTATTGCTTCTTGAGGACAAACTCCTCTTGATATTCCATCTTTGCCACTCtcatgagagaaagaaggaatttatACAGAACAGGacaaaaaattcaataaatttttatgaaaggAATAAATATAATAGGCCTATAGTGTAGGTTTGAGAATGTTTTCATAGTATATACACttgtacacatataaatataatattttgcaAAAAATCCACTCATTTAATTAACGGTTTCAAAGTCCCTTATGTCATTTTTACTTCTGTGCCAATATTTAAATCCTGGGATGAGAGTAAAGATTTGTAAAACTGGTAGGTGTGAGGTAGACAGACATACGAAAGGTGTCTCTCTTCCCTCACACACTGTAGGTAGGAAGCACATAAGAAGAGAGGTTTATGAAATGTTAGTAATGGTAATGAAGACCAGATATGTACCaaatggaaaggaggaaggggaaaaaatgaatataaggcagagaacagagggagCTATACTTACCTTGGCTCTGGTGCCAGGAAGTTACCCAGATTTTGTCCAAATGAATTCCAGGCCTGCATCTTCATGTGTGGGATAAGTTTGATGAGATTAATGCTTTACATTCATTATCTAAGTTGATTACTATAATCTTATGATGACTTCCATTTCACAGTGGAGAAATCTGACTTTTGAGAGTGTATCAtatgttcaaggtcacagagcccaTCACTGAGAGTCTAGATACAAACACAAGTTTGACTCCAAAGCCTTTAGCCTTAATGGCCATACTCTCCCCtcagaagagtaaagaaaaaaaaaaaattttttttaagattttatttatttatttgacagagaaagagggatctcaagtaggcagagaggcaggcagagagaggaagaagcaggctccccgccaagcagagagcctgatgtggagctcgatcccaggaccctgagatcatgacctgagcccctaAAGAACAATTTCTGGCCTCAGTTCCAGGAAACTCAGATCCTCTTAATGAACTAAGCTCTCAAACCAGGTGAAAGTCAGTTACTGAGTTTGCAAGCAAGCAGGTGTTAGGAAGAGACAGGCCTCGCCTGTTTTCACCTTCCCCTACTTCTAATGGAATGAATGAGCACAAGTTCCCACTTGCAAATGGGCTGGAGAGCTGCATATCCTCTCATTCCCACCAGAGGCTTAATGAAGTTTCTTCCTACACAAAACTTTCTGAGAGTTCAGAAATTATtagcagaaaaatatttgcacaGAAGTACTGGGATGAAATGCACCTGCTGATCAAGTACGAAGAAGAGTTCAAGACCTAGCTCTTGTTGTTGGGCCGAAATGGTTTATGAGCTCAACAAGAAATGCCCTTTCTTGGACCCTGTCTTACTTAAACTTAGGTGCCTTGATTACAGGTTCGGCTTTCTAACTAAAGAATCATTTTAACCCATCCCCAGGCAAGGTTACTATGTTTGCATCTCCCAAACATCCTTGTTTAATTTTCCTTGTCTAATACAATAGGAGCTTCTTAAACACTCCCTTTCTTGTTTGCCTATTAAACTCTCCACTTTATCATGACAAACTTTTGGAGGAAGTTAACttacaaagaaaagaagggagaagcgGAAATTAAGATGTATAATCTAAATACAGGTGGGCATCCCAGTCGCAGGCAAATGGCAGTGGCCGCCGAGACCAGGCTTTGCCTGGAGTTTGTCACCAGTTGCTAGTGTGAATTGGGCCAAGTCGCTCCAGGGGCATTAGAGCAAGAGAGCTGAGCCCTGGGTCCCACCgcgctgcctctctctctcccccaaggaGTCTGAGAGGGCTCTGCCTTAGCCTGGGACACCCCGAGTTCCCGCGGAGAGGTCCCCGCagaggacaccccccccccccccccgccccaggtaCCGGCTAGGGGCCACCTCCGAGGTGCCCGCCAGCTTCTCACCCACAACAAAGAGCTGCTCCAGCGCCGCGGTCGCGACCGAGGAGCCCAGGGTGGAGGGGAAGGTGCATAACTCCAGGGACGGGCCGGTGGAGACGGCCGCCGCCCGCAGCGTCTTCTCGCTGAACCCCAGCTCTGGGGACCAGGAGCTCAGGGCCATCTTGCTGCTTTGCGCGGAGCCTCTCGGGCCTGAAGCCAGGACGGCCGGTTGCCACGGGCGACTCCCCGGGTGGGGGCCTCCCAGGTTCTTTTAACTTCAGCCGCGGTAATTAACCGATGCCGGAGGGCGGGGCCGCTCACCAGCCGCCCTTTCCTCCTTGCGTTTGCAGATCTTGGTTCGGGTCCTGGGCGTTTGTCTGGAGCCCTGGAATCATAATAAGGATCACTTGGGAACGCATCTCTGTGCCAGGTCCTCCAGGAGGAGCTGTGATTTCCCAGCGGCTTTATGAGGCCGGTTCTGCCAGCTCCGCTTTCCCAGACTGGGAAACGGGCAGGGATGACTAAGTGTTCGGCCCACGGTCCCAGGGCATAATTTTGGATTTAAAGTGGAGTCCCTATCGATCTTTCCGCTGCCCGCCGCCGCCTCTCCTCAGCCGCCGCGATGACGACCGCGTCCCCTTCGCAGGTGCGCCAGAACTACCACCAGGACTCGGAGGCCGCCATCAACCGCCAGATCAACCTGGAGCTCTACGCCTCTTACATCTACCTGTCCATGTCTTACTACTTTGACCGCGATGATGTGGCTTTGAAGAACTTCGCCAAATACTTTCTCCACCAATCTCATGAGGAGAGGGAACATGCTGAGAAATTGATGAAGCTGCAGAACCAACGAGGTGGCCGAATCTTCCTTCAGGATATCAAGAAACCACACCGTGATGATTGGGAGAATGGGCTGAATGCAATGGAGTGTGCATTACACTTGGAAAAGAGTGTGAATCAGTCACTACTGGAACTGCACAAACTGGCCACTGATAAAAATGACCCCCATTTGTGTGACTTCATTGAGACTCATTACCTGAATGAGCAGGTGAAATCCGTCAAAGAATTGGGTGACCACGTAACCAACCTGCGCAAGATGGGGGCCCCCGAATCTGGCATGGCAGAGTATCTCTTTGACAAGCACACCTTGGGAAACAGTGATAATGAGAGCTAAGCCTTAGGCTGTCTTCCCAGAGCCACCTGGTCCCTGAGGCCATGCATGCATGTTGGGGTTACCTTTCCCTTTTCTATAAGTTGTACCAAAACATCTACTTAACTTCTTTCATTTGTACCATTCCTTCAAATAAAGTAATTTGGtaccccccaaaaacaaaacaaaacaaaacaaaacccatctgcCAAACCCATCTCAGTACTCTTCTAGAACTTTCCTTGTATCTAGTCTATCATTTGCACGTTTTACCTGAAATCAATGGTTTTCCTCCTTCTTATCAAACCGTGAGCTCTTGGAGGCaggaatgttctttatttttatctgcatCTCCAAAATTCAGCCCAGCGCCAGGCTCAGACTGAAGCCAACGATCAGTTCCCCTTTCCTCTGGCCGGCGAGAAATCAGCAAAGATGACTTAACCCTCTTCTTAAAAGTTTGCAGATGGCAAAGCTAAAATCAGATCGTGACAGCGACACTAGCTATCATTTCTTGAATGCTTACTACATTGCAGGCACCTTTTTAGTCCTTTACAACAACCCATTTAACTTTTACAAAATCTTCTGAGGTAGTTACCATTTCCTGCTTTCCAGTGAGGACCCTGAGCCTCTGCCCCGAATCACTCCGCTGGACTGCCTGGGAGAAGACCTAGCACGTCGGTAACAAAACTAGTTCGAAAATCGGAGAAGAGCCATATCCCGGCCAGGGACACTCTCCTGGATCCCCGCTTTTGCGAGACTGGGTCTATGGCGTTCAGATCTCTCCCTGCTTTTCTGGGCTCTCCTGGGTgtggcagaggcaggaaaagagatttctttttttttttttttttttaagattttatttatttatttgacagagagagatcacaagtagacagaaaggcaggcagagagagagagagggaagcaggctccctgctgagcagagagcccgatgcgggactcgatcccaggaccctgagattatgacctgagccgaaggcagcggcttaacccactgagccacccaggcgccccaggaaaagaGATTTCTCAAGTAACTCTTGCCAGATGATTTCCTAAGTTCCGCCAACCAGAGACACGGGCGGGACATGAGACGGCCAAGAAGCCATTTCTGTTCCTGTGTCCAGGAGTGGCAGTTTCAGGCCACCACAGTAGGGTCCCAATGAATTCCAGTAGTTTGGGGGGCTCCAGAGACCGCAGCAGTTGGAGGCGGTGCCGCCCCCACTTTGCCAGGGCACAGCAGTCGGAGTGCGCACGCGCGAACCGTGCAAGGTGCCCCAGCTTTCTCCTCTCCGGTGTCTTCCTGACGTCCCCTTGCGTTTCTGTAGCCTTTGTAGCACATTCCCCGTGAGAAATTCCTCTCTTCTTGGACTACCTAGACTGGACGCCCCCAAGCCAACATTTATGCTGCCTTCAGAATATTCTTCCCACTCATCATCTCATATGGACCACATTGCTCTCCATTGCCTATGAATGAGGCCAGTCTCTAAGGGGGCATTCAGTGACCGGCCCCCCCTTCCTTACTggatttgttttagattttatggctttttttttttaaagaccttacttattatttatttatttatttatttatttatttatttatttatttattttctaggatcttatttatatttttgtcagagaaagagaaaacacaagcagagggagcagtagacagagggagaagcaggctctccgctgagcatggagcccaaagccgggatccatcccaggaccttggcatcatgacccaagcta includes the following:
- the LOC125103981 gene encoding ferritin heavy chain-like yields the protein MTTASPSQVRQNYHQDSEAAINRQINLELYASYIYLSMSYYFDRDDVALKNFAKYFLHQSHEEREHAEKLMKLQNQRGGRIFLQDIKKPHRDDWENGLNAMECALHLEKSVNQSLLELHKLATDKNDPHLCDFIETHYLNEQVKSVKELGDHVTNLRKMGAPESGMAEYLFDKHTLGNSDNES